The following coding sequences lie in one Thermosulfuriphilus ammonigenes genomic window:
- a CDS encoding MarC family protein: MVGFVLQVLMAFLAIMNPIGNTPIFLGLVEGLEEKAQREVARRAVTVAFFIVVLFALAGNVIFRLFGITLAAFRIAGGILVFLIAYHLLRGKRSRQHHPAAEERPEDSSEDVAITPLGTPILAGPGTITTAMSYVGNHTDATKIGLVIAAFFVVCLLTYLSFLYAEKVLEKLGGSLIGVMTRLMGLILAVIAVQMVIEGLKGAFPMLNQP; encoded by the coding sequence TGGCCATCATGAATCCCATAGGCAACACGCCTATCTTTCTCGGTCTGGTAGAGGGGCTGGAGGAGAAGGCTCAGCGGGAAGTGGCTCGTCGGGCAGTCACCGTGGCTTTTTTTATTGTGGTCCTCTTCGCCTTGGCCGGAAATGTTATCTTCCGTCTATTTGGCATCACTCTGGCCGCCTTCCGGATTGCCGGGGGCATTCTGGTTTTTCTCATCGCCTATCACCTTTTGCGGGGCAAAAGATCCCGCCAGCATCATCCCGCGGCTGAGGAAAGACCGGAAGACAGCAGTGAAGATGTAGCCATCACCCCTCTGGGCACCCCGATTCTGGCCGGACCTGGCACCATTACTACCGCCATGTCTTACGTGGGCAACCACACTGACGCTACCAAAATAGGGTTGGTAATTGCGGCCTTTTTTGTGGTCTGTCTGCTGACTTATTTGTCTTTTTTGTACGCCGAAAAGGTCCTGGAAAAACTGGGCGGTTCGCTTATCGGGGTGATGACCCGGCTGATGGGGCTCATCCTGGCCGTAATCGCCGTTCAGATGGTCATCGAGGGGCTAAAGGGAGCCTTCCCCATGCTCAACCAGCCTTAA
- a CDS encoding biotin--[acetyl-CoA-carboxylase] ligase, producing MTRLSAASDLSGVKELLRQVRDQELYRRQRQFGAAASRIMARGQEIGRKILYWEEVPRAMDLARQAVREAAEAGEAFPSGVVFWAGSLTRARGRFRRAWVAPHGGLWLALVLYPDLAPELFGLVSLACGVALTELARDYRLMATVRWVNDCLVGEKKLAGCLIEECPTEEGSYLILGLGINVNNSLPAWLASEATSFREILQCRVDLKELLARLLAKLSWNIGLAREYQAQLEQEDHPCSPLIDSFKRLTSSLGRRVIYGENVLEAPLFEGVTCDIDPLGALILELDDGTRLSLPSGEIRYID from the coding sequence TTGACAAGATTATCAGCCGCATCCGATCTGAGTGGGGTTAAAGAGCTTCTCCGGCAGGTCCGGGATCAAGAGCTCTACCGGCGTCAGAGACAGTTTGGGGCAGCGGCTTCCAGAATCATGGCCCGGGGCCAGGAAATTGGGCGTAAGATCCTTTACTGGGAGGAGGTTCCCCGGGCTATGGATCTGGCTCGCCAGGCAGTGCGGGAGGCGGCCGAAGCCGGAGAGGCCTTTCCCTCAGGAGTGGTCTTCTGGGCCGGCTCTCTTACCCGAGCCCGGGGGCGTTTCCGTCGGGCCTGGGTAGCCCCTCATGGAGGGCTCTGGCTGGCCCTAGTCCTTTATCCGGATCTTGCCCCTGAACTCTTTGGTCTGGTGAGTCTGGCCTGCGGCGTGGCCCTGACCGAACTGGCCCGAGACTACCGGCTTATGGCCACTGTTCGCTGGGTGAACGACTGTCTGGTGGGAGAGAAGAAACTGGCCGGTTGTCTTATCGAGGAGTGCCCGACCGAAGAAGGAAGCTATCTCATTCTGGGGCTGGGTATAAACGTCAACAACTCCCTGCCAGCCTGGCTGGCCTCAGAGGCTACCAGCTTCAGGGAAATTTTGCAGTGTAGGGTGGATCTTAAGGAGCTTTTGGCCCGGCTCCTGGCCAAACTCTCCTGGAACATTGGGCTGGCGCGGGAATATCAGGCTCAACTAGAACAGGAAGACCACCCCTGTTCTCCCTTGATAGATTCTTTCAAGCGTTTGACCAGCAGTCTGGGCCGTCGGGTGATATATGGAGAAAACGTCCTTGAGGCCCCTCTTTTTGAGGGAGTTACCTGCGATATTGATCCCCTGGGGGCCCTCATCTTGGAACTCGATGACGGTACCCGCCTGTCCCTTCCCTCTGGCGAGATCAGATACATAGATTAA
- a CDS encoding carboxyl transferase domain-containing protein has product MKELIQRLKGLIDRVIYLEDIKGPNWAELSYLHQEFELLRAQVHDLPQEELQEKANRLESHLSLLETKAAEDLTPWEIVKIVRNPQRFTLQDILENVYDHYTELGGENEINIDPAVVVARATITRVVKGRVYNHQVMVIGHEKGQGEEYRNGGCAKPWGNEKALRYMKVAETEGIPIHFYIFTPGSYPIEDYPGAAQQIARNLYSMAKLRVPMVSFISEGGSGGAEAIGLTDLRLMASRGYYSVISPEGAAAIEAKLKEGQKASPELLEWCARQLKLTAEDNLKLGTIDRIVPEPPLGAKRDDFRFFKRLRYEIIRATDEVVLKTKSFKAFRAYALERKKEEADPPEEFDVHISWELSETEVERLLDLRSKKYRQMATWAYREGDSSLKKCMESFRDKASQIYYEIRYGILKTHQKQVQKILEDVSSEATALLSQVTEPIQAVYDVIAGSRRPSKIKIIEPELREEWGELYVSPIALEDRTVSCPNAAKYGCQDIWVPDLYGEFCGVCPNCGHHFPLEYDWYIRNLFDPGSVREFNQDVASTNPLGYEGFDKKLEQSVKRTGRFSGMLTFHAQINRLSLIVAMLIADFRQGTVGAAEGEKFVRAIDKARVMRRPFLAYIHTTGGIRIHEGTIGVVQMPKCTMAVREYVDAGGLYIVVYDNNSYAGPVASFLGAAPYQFAIRSSRIGFAGPRVIRETTGEDVPPDYHSATNALRRGHIQGIWDRREFRKNLYDALVRMGGKNLYYR; this is encoded by the coding sequence ATGAAGGAGCTTATCCAGAGGCTCAAAGGCCTCATCGACCGGGTAATTTATCTGGAAGACATAAAGGGCCCTAATTGGGCCGAGCTTTCTTATCTCCATCAGGAGTTTGAGCTCTTGAGGGCCCAGGTCCATGATCTCCCTCAAGAGGAACTCCAGGAGAAGGCCAACCGTCTGGAAAGCCACTTAAGTCTCCTTGAGACCAAAGCTGCTGAAGACCTCACCCCCTGGGAGATCGTCAAGATTGTCCGCAATCCTCAGCGGTTTACCCTTCAGGACATTCTGGAAAACGTCTATGACCACTACACCGAGCTGGGAGGAGAGAACGAAATTAATATCGATCCTGCGGTGGTAGTGGCCCGAGCGACTATAACCCGGGTGGTCAAAGGAAGGGTCTATAACCATCAGGTTATGGTTATTGGCCACGAGAAGGGTCAGGGAGAAGAGTATCGCAACGGTGGGTGTGCCAAACCCTGGGGTAATGAGAAGGCCCTCCGTTACATGAAGGTGGCCGAGACCGAGGGGATTCCCATACATTTTTATATCTTTACCCCGGGCTCTTACCCCATTGAGGATTACCCGGGAGCTGCACAGCAGATTGCCCGCAATCTTTATTCGATGGCCAAACTCAGGGTTCCCATGGTTTCCTTCATCTCTGAAGGGGGTTCCGGAGGGGCAGAGGCTATTGGGCTTACAGATCTAAGGCTTATGGCCAGTCGGGGCTACTACTCGGTTATCTCCCCTGAAGGGGCGGCGGCGATTGAGGCCAAACTCAAAGAGGGGCAGAAGGCTTCCCCTGAGCTTCTAGAATGGTGTGCCCGTCAGCTAAAGCTGACGGCTGAAGATAACCTCAAGCTGGGGACAATAGACCGTATCGTTCCCGAACCTCCCTTGGGGGCCAAGAGGGATGATTTTCGTTTCTTTAAACGCCTGCGCTACGAGATTATTAGGGCCACCGATGAGGTGGTCTTAAAGACCAAGAGCTTCAAGGCCTTTAGGGCCTATGCCCTGGAGCGCAAAAAGGAAGAGGCCGATCCCCCAGAGGAGTTTGACGTTCATATTTCCTGGGAACTTTCGGAGACCGAGGTCGAGAGACTTCTCGATTTAAGATCCAAAAAATACCGTCAGATGGCCACCTGGGCCTACCGTGAGGGAGACTCCTCACTTAAGAAGTGCATGGAATCTTTCCGGGACAAGGCCAGTCAGATCTACTATGAAATTCGCTACGGCATCCTTAAAACCCACCAGAAGCAGGTCCAGAAGATCTTGGAGGACGTCTCCAGCGAGGCCACGGCCCTTTTGTCTCAAGTAACCGAGCCTATCCAGGCTGTCTATGACGTCATCGCCGGATCGAGGCGCCCCAGCAAGATAAAGATCATCGAACCAGAGCTCCGGGAAGAATGGGGTGAGCTTTACGTCTCCCCCATCGCCCTGGAGGACCGGACGGTCTCCTGCCCCAATGCCGCCAAGTATGGTTGCCAGGACATTTGGGTGCCAGACCTCTATGGGGAATTCTGCGGTGTCTGTCCCAACTGTGGGCACCATTTTCCTCTGGAATACGACTGGTATATCCGCAACCTCTTTGATCCCGGGTCTGTTAGGGAATTTAATCAGGACGTGGCCTCCACTAACCCCCTGGGTTATGAGGGGTTTGACAAAAAACTTGAGCAGAGTGTCAAACGCACCGGCCGCTTCTCAGGGATGTTAACCTTCCACGCCCAGATAAACCGGCTTTCGCTGATTGTGGCTATGCTCATCGCCGATTTTCGCCAGGGTACGGTAGGAGCTGCCGAAGGGGAGAAGTTTGTCCGGGCTATTGATAAGGCCCGGGTTATGCGCCGGCCCTTTTTGGCCTATATTCATACCACCGGTGGCATAAGGATCCACGAGGGGACCATCGGGGTGGTTCAGATGCCCAAGTGTACCATGGCTGTAAGGGAGTATGTAGATGCCGGGGGGCTCTATATCGTTGTCTATGACAACAACTCATATGCCGGACCGGTAGCCAGTTTTCTGGGGGCCGCTCCTTACCAGTTTGCCATTCGGAGCTCCCGGATAGGTTTTGCCGGCCCCAGGGTCATCCGGGAGACCACCGGAGAGGACGTCCCTCCAGACTATCATAGTGCCACCAACGCCCTCAGACGAGGACACATCCAGGGCATCTGGGACAGACGGGAGTTTCGTAAGAATCTCTATGATGCCCTGGTTCGTATGGGAGGCAAAAACCTTTACTATCGGTAG
- a CDS encoding biotin carboxylase N-terminal domain-containing protein translates to MKDRILIANRGEIAIRIMEACKRLGLDYVCVYTRGDEESLHVRLAQEDSGDRRRIYRVSSYRDPNDILAVADEAQATAIHPGYGFFAEDFRFARRVVKRSRPLVFIGPRWEVIRDLGNKLNTKMIARELNIPTIPGTAGPLYNELQAEAAAEEILYSLEDSGIKNPTLLVKAAAGGGGMGIEEVNNMEQFRRIWRRVRNYARRQFGDEGVLIELCLKDYHHLEVQILASRHGEYVHFGSRNCTIQSTGRQKRIEIAPGFDPEYTSYPFDARAVLDKIISDSLKLAKHVGYDNIGTWEWLVTRDGNAYLMEINTRIQVENDVSAKISRIGGRVPNLVEEQIRLALGDKMGYAQEDITFEGTSIEFRLIAEDTKRGFIPSAGVITRFAYPDYDWLTIYSHVPRDRPYRIPTEYDPNLALAVIWGKDTTEAKARGRTFLAETTIEGQDSHGQPLLTNITYLKERLEEILIFS, encoded by the coding sequence ATGAAGGATCGAATTCTGATTGCCAATCGGGGAGAGATAGCCATTCGTATCATGGAGGCCTGCAAACGCCTGGGGCTCGATTATGTCTGTGTTTACACCCGAGGCGATGAGGAGAGCCTCCATGTGCGTTTGGCCCAGGAAGATTCTGGAGACCGGCGTCGCATCTATCGGGTCTCAAGCTACCGAGATCCCAACGATATCTTGGCGGTGGCTGATGAAGCCCAGGCCACAGCCATTCACCCGGGCTATGGTTTCTTTGCCGAGGATTTCCGCTTTGCCCGTCGGGTTGTAAAGAGGAGTCGTCCCCTTGTCTTTATTGGCCCCCGATGGGAGGTTATCCGGGATCTGGGCAATAAGCTTAACACCAAAATGATTGCCCGGGAGCTCAATATCCCCACCATTCCTGGGACAGCCGGTCCGCTCTACAATGAGCTTCAGGCCGAGGCTGCAGCCGAGGAGATACTCTACAGCCTGGAGGATTCAGGTATCAAGAACCCCACCCTTCTGGTTAAAGCCGCCGCCGGCGGCGGGGGTATGGGAATTGAAGAAGTAAACAACATGGAGCAGTTTCGGCGCATCTGGCGGCGAGTGCGCAACTACGCCCGTCGCCAGTTCGGTGACGAAGGGGTCCTCATTGAGCTTTGCCTAAAGGACTATCATCATCTGGAGGTCCAGATTCTGGCCAGCCGGCACGGTGAATACGTCCATTTTGGCAGTCGCAACTGCACTATTCAGAGTACTGGCCGACAGAAGCGGATCGAGATTGCCCCCGGTTTTGATCCGGAATACACCAGCTATCCCTTTGACGCCCGGGCCGTACTGGATAAGATCATCTCTGACTCCCTTAAGCTGGCCAAACACGTGGGCTATGATAACATCGGCACCTGGGAATGGCTGGTTACCCGGGATGGAAACGCCTACCTGATGGAAATTAATACCCGCATTCAGGTAGAAAACGATGTCTCAGCCAAGATCTCCCGCATAGGGGGGCGGGTTCCCAATCTGGTGGAGGAGCAGATCCGTCTGGCCCTGGGAGATAAGATGGGCTATGCTCAAGAGGATATCACCTTTGAGGGAACCAGCATCGAGTTTCGTCTTATTGCCGAAGATACCAAACGAGGTTTTATCCCTTCGGCCGGGGTGATTACCAGGTTCGCCTATCCAGACTACGACTGGCTGACAATCTACAGCCATGTTCCCCGGGATCGTCCCTATCGTATTCCCACCGAGTACGATCCCAACCTGGCCCTGGCCGTGATCTGGGGGAAAGATACCACCGAGGCCAAGGCCAGAGGGCGGACTTTTTTGGCCGAAACAACCATTGAGGGGCAAGACAGCCATGGCCAACCCCTTCTGACCAACATTACCTACCTTAAAGAGCGTCTTGAGGAGATTTTAATCTTTTCATGA
- a CDS encoding helix-turn-helix domain-containing protein, whose product MRIGERLRKLRIANALTQEELANRAGLTKGYISQLERDLTYPSIPTLKEILDVLGEDLASFFKEDGEERAVFRRNDRLETADSHPGCRVEILVPQSQKKMDPVLVTLAPGERTREDGSHEGEEFGFVLKGTVALHLDQKITKLRKGDCFYFRANRRHFLENCGRVVAQIIWVVSPPTF is encoded by the coding sequence CTGAGAATCGGTGAAAGACTGCGTAAATTGAGAATTGCCAATGCCCTTACCCAGGAGGAGCTGGCTAATCGTGCCGGGTTGACCAAGGGCTATATTTCTCAGCTTGAGCGAGATCTTACCTATCCGTCAATCCCCACGCTCAAGGAGATTCTGGATGTCCTGGGGGAGGACTTGGCCTCCTTTTTCAAAGAAGATGGTGAAGAACGGGCCGTCTTTCGCCGCAACGATCGCCTGGAGACGGCGGACTCCCACCCTGGCTGCCGGGTGGAGATACTGGTACCCCAGTCTCAAAAAAAAATGGACCCGGTCCTGGTAACCCTGGCCCCTGGAGAGCGCACCAGAGAGGATGGGTCTCACGAGGGCGAGGAGTTCGGGTTTGTCCTCAAGGGCACGGTGGCCTTGCACCTGGACCAGAAAATTACCAAACTACGCAAAGGGGATTGTTTCTATTTTCGGGCCAATCGGCGCCACTTTCTGGAAAATTGCGGTCGGGTGGTTGCCCAGATCATCTGGGTCGTCTCCCCACCGACCTTCTAA
- the speD gene encoding adenosylmethionine decarboxylase — MEKIEYGFGQHLMLDGYGCDREKLMDIDLIYDFLSNYPAEIKMTKIMPPYVFKYAAPVPEDWGISGFVIIAESHISIHTFPEKLYLSLDIFSCKDFDVDKAIRDVTRIFDIKKSEVKLLDRGHEFPRSIRTVERFIRAERSQLTV, encoded by the coding sequence ATGGAGAAGATCGAGTACGGCTTCGGCCAGCATCTGATGCTAGATGGCTATGGTTGTGATCGGGAAAAACTGATGGACATCGATCTCATCTACGATTTTTTGAGCAACTATCCGGCCGAGATCAAGATGACCAAGATCATGCCCCCCTATGTTTTCAAGTATGCCGCACCGGTGCCTGAAGACTGGGGGATCTCCGGTTTTGTCATCATCGCTGAAAGCCACATCAGTATCCATACCTTTCCAGAAAAGCTTTACCTGAGCCTGGACATCTTTTCCTGCAAGGACTTTGATGTAGATAAGGCCATCCGGGATGTCACCAGGATCTTTGATATCAAGAAAAGTGAGGTTAAGCTCCTGGATCGAGGCCACGAATTTCCTCGCTCTATCCGCACGGTGGAACGGTTCATCAGAGCCGAGAGAAGTCAGCTCACTGTTTAA
- the speB gene encoding agmatinase produces the protein MLSYRFLGLPEPLADIERAGIVILPVAYDATASYRAGTREGPARIIEASRYLEWYDEETETEVYRLGIATHPELEPVATGPEAMVEEVYRAVSGILASGQFPVILGGEHTVSLGAIRAAIETTPNLVVLQLDAHADLRDTYQGSSFSHACVMARVAEICPFIQVGLRSLSREEALWLKKRGLRPYWAREVVGRGEEVARQIVSQVAGRPLYVTIDCDVFDPAIMPAVGTPEPGGLSWFEVITILRSVSQTTQIVGFDVVELAPIAGQVAPDFLAARLVYKFLSYIFSRSLRSEA, from the coding sequence ATGCTCTCCTATCGCTTCCTTGGGCTCCCGGAGCCTCTAGCCGACATTGAGCGGGCTGGCATAGTGATTTTGCCAGTAGCCTATGATGCTACCGCCTCTTATCGGGCGGGCACTAGAGAGGGACCGGCCCGCATTATCGAAGCCAGCCGGTATCTTGAGTGGTATGACGAAGAGACGGAAACCGAGGTCTATCGTTTGGGGATTGCCACCCATCCGGAACTTGAGCCCGTGGCCACAGGGCCGGAGGCTATGGTGGAGGAGGTCTATCGGGCCGTAAGTGGGATCTTGGCCTCCGGGCAGTTTCCCGTAATTTTGGGAGGGGAGCACACTGTTTCTCTGGGGGCTATAAGAGCCGCTATTGAGACTACCCCCAATCTGGTCGTTCTCCAGCTGGATGCCCACGCTGACCTCAGAGACACCTATCAGGGAAGCTCCTTCAGCCATGCCTGTGTTATGGCCCGGGTGGCCGAAATTTGTCCTTTTATTCAGGTAGGGTTGCGCAGTCTCTCCCGGGAGGAGGCCCTCTGGCTTAAAAAAAGGGGCCTGCGTCCCTACTGGGCCCGGGAGGTGGTCGGCAGGGGAGAGGAGGTGGCCCGGCAGATCGTCTCTCAGGTGGCCGGACGTCCCCTTTACGTAACCATAGACTGCGATGTCTTCGACCCGGCCATCATGCCGGCTGTGGGCACGCCAGAACCAGGAGGGCTAAGCTGGTTTGAAGTCATCACCATCCTCAGAAGTGTTTCTCAAACTACTCAGATAGTGGGTTTTGATGTGGTTGAGCTGGCCCCTATCGCCGGCCAGGTAGCCCCGGACTTTCTGGCTGCCAGACTGGTCTATAAATTTCTCTCTTACATTTTCTCTCGCTCTTTACGGAGCGAGGCCTGA
- a CDS encoding metal ABC transporter ATP-binding protein has protein sequence MLPSTTIMAPLVEVKEVSFKYGHLQVLERVSLTIEPGDFLAIIGPNGSGKSTLIKIILGLLEPTEGEVFLFGQDLRHFHDWYRLGYVPQKAAHMIDPVFPLTVEEAVSLGLLSRKRFPRLIGRADRPAIKKALETVEMAPHGERRISELSGGQQQRVLIARAIVSAPDILFLDEPTAGVDARGQDRFYGLLNQLNQKGLTIVMVTHDISVVSRFVTKVACLNRRLYFHGSHEEFCSSPRIRELIAGEDHIIVHRH, from the coding sequence TTGTTACCTTCCACAACTATTATGGCCCCGCTGGTGGAAGTTAAAGAGGTCTCCTTTAAGTACGGTCATCTTCAGGTGCTTGAGAGGGTCAGTTTAACCATAGAGCCAGGAGATTTTCTGGCCATTATTGGCCCCAACGGAAGCGGTAAGTCCACTCTTATTAAGATCATCCTCGGACTCCTTGAACCTACAGAAGGGGAAGTCTTTCTCTTTGGTCAAGACCTTCGTCACTTCCATGATTGGTATCGTTTGGGATATGTACCCCAGAAGGCGGCCCATATGATTGACCCCGTCTTTCCCCTAACGGTGGAAGAGGCCGTCTCCCTGGGCCTCCTTTCGCGAAAACGCTTTCCCCGCCTGATTGGTCGGGCTGATAGACCAGCCATCAAAAAGGCCCTGGAGACAGTAGAAATGGCCCCCCATGGGGAGAGACGGATAAGTGAGCTGTCTGGCGGACAACAGCAACGGGTTCTTATTGCTCGGGCCATTGTTAGTGCCCCGGACATCCTCTTTTTGGATGAACCCACCGCCGGGGTAGATGCCCGGGGCCAGGACCGGTTCTATGGCCTACTTAACCAGCTAAACCAAAAAGGCCTGACTATTGTTATGGTTACCCACGATATCTCTGTGGTCAGCCGATTTGTGACCAAAGTGGCCTGTCTTAATCGACGTCTATATTTTCATGGAAGCCACGAAGAGTTTTGCAGTTCTCCCCGGATAAGAGAGCTTATTGCCGGGGAGGATCACATCATAGTTCATCGGCACTAA
- a CDS encoding metal ABC transporter permease, with amino-acid sequence MDTLTFFSLFTYGFVKRALVTGVFFSFTCALLGVFLLLRKEAMIGHGLSHIAFGGVAVALFLGLAPLPVTLAVAAIAALIILGVRERAGLYGDTIIGILSSLGMAGGIILASISRHFNVDLFGYLFGNILAISRLEMGTAVALSLLSLALIVLFYYELIYATFDEDCARVAGISVRRLDAVLAVLTAATVVVGMRVVGLLLVSALLVVPAATGLLLGKSFFRAIGIAVATSFIAVLCGLILAFWFDWPASGTIVLFSGILFGLAYLLKRLKD; translated from the coding sequence ATGGACACCTTGACCTTCTTTTCCCTTTTTACCTACGGATTTGTCAAAAGGGCCCTGGTGACCGGGGTCTTTTTTTCCTTTACCTGTGCCTTACTGGGAGTCTTTCTTCTTTTGCGCAAGGAGGCCATGATCGGCCACGGTCTTTCTCATATCGCCTTCGGCGGCGTGGCCGTAGCCCTCTTTCTGGGCCTTGCTCCGTTACCGGTTACCCTGGCAGTGGCCGCAATAGCAGCCCTGATCATCTTGGGGGTAAGGGAGAGGGCCGGGCTTTATGGAGACACCATTATTGGTATTCTCTCCAGTCTGGGAATGGCTGGTGGCATTATCCTGGCCAGTATTTCGCGCCATTTTAATGTTGACCTTTTTGGCTATCTCTTTGGCAATATTTTGGCCATCTCCCGTCTGGAGATGGGCACTGCCGTGGCCCTGTCTCTTCTCAGTCTGGCCCTTATTGTTCTCTTTTACTACGAGCTTATCTACGCCACCTTTGACGAAGACTGTGCCCGGGTAGCCGGAATTTCGGTCAGAAGGCTCGATGCCGTTTTGGCCGTCTTGACCGCCGCCACCGTAGTAGTAGGGATGAGGGTGGTAGGGTTGCTTTTGGTCTCGGCCCTTTTGGTTGTGCCGGCGGCCACCGGATTGCTTCTGGGAAAAAGCTTCTTCCGGGCCATCGGTATCGCGGTGGCCACCTCCTTTATCGCCGTCTTGTGCGGCTTGATTCTGGCCTTCTGGTTTGACTGGCCCGCCTCAGGAACGATTGTCCTCTTCTCTGGTATCCTTTTTGGCCTGGCCTATCTTCTCAAGCGATTAAAGGACTAA
- a CDS encoding universal stress protein: MRVCTIEKVLLPIDGSLPSKRALEFAACLLSPFKEKVKRVTLIHVLGGGYLSSHMANIDIRAEILKETAQFKRLKEQYLEKNIRPMFAEAKETLRSLGLTVPVEEVVLDGDPAREIVNFAKENGYSTIIMGRRGLSPLKEFVLGSVTQSVIHRSGCHTTYVVGQKVLVNGCPIPRVLIPIDGSPNSLAAVKEVACLAEIAGRGWIEEIALLHVIDIALGERLNDGQRLEGEDILATAREILLEAGIPDEILKREVRLGRPAEEIVRLAEEGGFNLVVMGRRGRSHIKEFVLGSVSATVLHRIVNPTLALVCMED, from the coding sequence ATGAGAGTCTGCACCATAGAGAAGGTTCTTCTTCCTATAGATGGCAGTCTTCCCAGCAAAAGGGCCCTAGAGTTTGCCGCCTGTCTTCTTTCTCCCTTTAAGGAGAAGGTTAAAAGGGTCACCCTGATTCACGTTTTAGGCGGGGGCTATCTTTCCAGCCATATGGCCAATATTGATATCCGGGCCGAGATCCTAAAAGAGACCGCGCAATTCAAACGCCTAAAGGAGCAGTATCTAGAGAAAAATATCAGGCCCATGTTTGCGGAGGCCAAAGAAACCCTCCGCTCTCTGGGCTTGACTGTTCCGGTAGAGGAGGTGGTCCTTGATGGCGATCCGGCCCGGGAGATCGTCAATTTCGCCAAGGAAAATGGCTACTCCACGATTATTATGGGGCGCCGGGGGCTTTCTCCCCTTAAAGAATTTGTCTTGGGGAGCGTTACCCAGAGTGTCATCCACCGGTCCGGGTGTCACACCACCTACGTCGTAGGCCAGAAGGTTCTGGTAAATGGTTGCCCCATCCCTCGGGTTCTTATCCCCATAGATGGCTCCCCCAACTCGCTGGCGGCGGTAAAGGAGGTGGCCTGTCTGGCGGAGATCGCCGGCAGGGGCTGGATCGAAGAGATAGCTCTCCTCCATGTCATTGATATCGCCCTGGGAGAGAGGTTAAACGACGGTCAACGTTTAGAGGGGGAAGACATCCTGGCCACAGCCAGGGAGATTCTCCTTGAGGCTGGTATCCCTGATGAAATACTAAAAAGAGAGGTTCGTCTTGGCCGGCCGGCGGAGGAAATCGTTCGCCTAGCCGAAGAGGGAGGGTTTAATCTGGTTGTCATGGGGCGCCGCGGTCGCTCCCATATCAAAGAGTTTGTCCTGGGGAGTGTCAGCGCCACCGTTCTTCACCGGATAGTCAATCCCACCCTGGCCTTAGTGTGTATGGAGGATTAG